The proteins below are encoded in one region of Corynebacterium felinum:
- a CDS encoding O-acetylhomoserine/O-acetylserine sulfhydrylase, which translates to MAPKYDNSNAADWAPATQAIHAGQPVDSDTGARNLPLYLTTSYLFDSAEHAKQRFALEDIGPVYTRLTNPTTEALETRVATLEGGVHAVAFASGQAAETAAILNLASAGDHIVASSRLYGGTSTLFQVTLARLGIEVTLVENPDDPEAWQQAVRPNTKAFYGETFANPQADILDIPAIAEVAHRNQVPLIVDNTIATAALVKPLALGADIVVASLTKFYTGNGSVIGGILVDGGSFDWTVERDGQPVHPSFVTPDPAYHGLKYADLGPAAFGLKARVGLLRDTGAALSPFNAWISVQGLDTLFLRVERHNQNALTVAQFLNDHPKVSKVNFAGLPSSPWYATKEKLGLKYTGSVLSFDVVGGKDEAWAFIDALKLHSNLANIGDVRSLVVHPATTTHSQSDAEGLALAGISESTIRLSVGIEDIDDILADLEAGFAAI; encoded by the coding sequence ATGGCACCGAAATACGATAACTCCAACGCCGCCGATTGGGCACCAGCAACCCAAGCTATTCACGCAGGCCAGCCAGTTGATTCCGACACCGGCGCACGCAACCTGCCACTGTATTTGACCACCTCCTACCTCTTCGACTCCGCCGAGCACGCAAAGCAGCGCTTCGCACTCGAAGACATCGGACCGGTGTACACCCGCTTAACCAACCCCACCACGGAAGCGCTCGAAACCCGCGTCGCCACCCTCGAAGGCGGCGTCCACGCTGTTGCCTTCGCCTCCGGCCAAGCAGCAGAAACCGCAGCGATCTTAAACCTTGCCTCCGCCGGCGATCACATTGTTGCCTCCTCCCGCCTCTATGGTGGCACCTCCACCCTTTTCCAAGTCACCCTCGCCCGGCTGGGCATCGAGGTTACGTTGGTCGAAAACCCCGACGACCCCGAAGCATGGCAGCAAGCAGTACGCCCAAACACCAAGGCATTTTATGGCGAAACCTTCGCCAACCCCCAAGCAGACATCCTTGATATTCCCGCCATCGCTGAAGTTGCACACCGTAACCAGGTGCCGCTGATTGTTGATAACACCATCGCTACCGCAGCGCTAGTCAAACCGCTTGCCCTCGGCGCGGATATTGTGGTGGCATCGCTAACAAAGTTCTACACCGGCAACGGCAGCGTGATCGGCGGCATCCTTGTCGACGGCGGCAGCTTCGACTGGACCGTCGAACGCGACGGACAACCCGTACACCCCAGCTTCGTCACCCCCGATCCGGCCTACCACGGCCTGAAATACGCCGACCTAGGACCTGCCGCATTCGGGCTTAAAGCCCGCGTCGGCCTGCTACGCGACACCGGCGCAGCACTCTCCCCCTTCAACGCATGGATCAGCGTCCAGGGCCTCGACACCCTATTCCTGCGCGTTGAACGCCACAACCAAAACGCGCTCACGGTAGCTCAGTTCCTCAACGATCACCCAAAGGTGTCCAAGGTAAACTTCGCCGGCCTGCCCTCCTCCCCGTGGTACGCCACAAAGGAAAAACTGGGCTTGAAGTACACCGGTTCTGTCCTGTCCTTCGATGTTGTGGGTGGCAAAGACGAAGCCTGGGCTTTCATCGACGCGCTGAAGCTGCACTCTAATCTCGCCAACATCGGCGACGTGCGCTCCCTCGTCGTGCACCCTGCTACCACCACGCATTCGCAAAGCGACGCCGAAGGTCTAGCACTAGCGGGCATTTCCGAGTCCACCATCCGGTTATCTGTGGGCATTGAAGATATTGACGATATTCTCGCTGATCTCGAAGCAGGATTCGCCGCAATATAG
- a CDS encoding trypsin-like serine protease — MCKRLLLPLVLLCFGAGSTLVIPQASAMEGGRETRVEEIEANKVVRLIVNGRSLCTGVAIDEHWVLTAEHCRKNKDEIATVDIQRGTTLPAPSITGVWHADAPSGDIALVFVESGLGLAHYADISRDAVRINDAGTNYGWGSGTKDVLKMSHQKVVGAYTASGFNQGAMFVSENEGVTKNRPGDSGGPLFIRGTVAGISSSIGSSVKTNFSSVPAVYDWIVREVNSRPQPRSTEFMAEIDPGVADRINQRILAAQQQRAIALEIAETNAADAQKALERATEREALAAANVDKAQQLHEQAQALHDSAAEQIAQAQQAQDDARQVVAHAQREQEIAQAALVKQQQLSEQLVQELEEEKAQRLALEAQVGAGGSSSAPVLSAEWWRGFFGVLAALVGGGVAGWLLALRF; from the coding sequence ATGTGTAAACGCCTCCTTCTTCCCCTTGTTCTCCTATGCTTTGGTGCAGGTTCAACCCTAGTGATCCCGCAGGCTAGTGCCATGGAAGGGGGTCGGGAAACACGGGTTGAAGAAATCGAAGCGAATAAAGTGGTGCGCTTGATTGTCAATGGCAGAAGCTTGTGCACTGGGGTTGCTATTGATGAGCACTGGGTGCTTACAGCTGAGCACTGCCGGAAAAATAAAGACGAGATTGCCACGGTGGATATTCAGCGGGGCACTACGCTGCCCGCGCCTTCGATCACGGGTGTGTGGCATGCTGATGCCCCGAGTGGCGATATTGCGTTGGTGTTTGTTGAATCAGGTTTGGGTTTGGCGCATTATGCTGATATTTCTCGTGATGCTGTGCGCATCAATGATGCCGGCACTAATTATGGGTGGGGTTCGGGCACGAAGGATGTGTTGAAGATGTCGCACCAGAAAGTGGTGGGGGCCTATACTGCCAGCGGTTTTAATCAGGGTGCGATGTTTGTCAGTGAAAATGAGGGTGTGACGAAAAATCGTCCGGGTGATTCTGGTGGGCCGCTGTTTATTCGGGGCACTGTTGCGGGTATTTCTTCCTCAATTGGCTCGTCTGTGAAAACTAATTTCAGTTCTGTTCCGGCTGTATATGACTGGATTGTCCGTGAAGTTAATTCGCGCCCGCAGCCGCGCAGCACTGAGTTCATGGCGGAGATCGATCCGGGGGTGGCAGATCGGATCAATCAGCGTATCCTGGCCGCGCAGCAGCAGCGTGCGATCGCACTCGAGATCGCGGAAACCAACGCCGCAGATGCCCAAAAGGCGCTGGAGCGTGCGACTGAGCGTGAAGCTTTAGCTGCCGCGAACGTCGACAAGGCCCAGCAGTTGCATGAGCAGGCGCAGGCGCTGCACGATTCGGCAGCTGAGCAAATTGCGCAGGCGCAGCAGGCACAAGACGATGCGCGGCAGGTCGTTGCGCACGCGCAGCGGGAACAAGAAATTGCGCAGGCCGCGCTCGTTAAACAGCAGCAGTTGTCTGAGCAGCTAGTGCAGGAATTAGAGGAAGAAAAAGCGCAGCGTTTAGCGCTTGAGGCGCAGGTGGGTGCAGGTGGGAGTTCGTCGGCGCCTGTGTTGAGCGCAGAGTGGTGGCGTGGGTTTTTCGGTGTGCTTGCTGCACTTGTGGGCGGGGGTGTGGCTGGCTGGCTTCTTGCTCTGCGCTTTTAG
- a CDS encoding ABC transporter ATP-binding protein: MVLRISNIHKSFGEKKVLNGVNFNVHKGEIFSLLAANGGGKTTLMRIIMGLLPADSGEIHINDVQVQPGSVKGVGYMPEERGLYVNETVRKQLRYFALLHKVPADTVDKRIDKILAQLDVEQYADSKVKHLSLGNKQRVQIAAALIHEPELLILDEPFSGLDPMSVERLIALLKEYARGGRTIVFSSHQIDIVDRISDTLAVMKEGVIVFQGDPSSLKLRDELTVVHIHAVFEEGRSVEDLDFSQCSSVHSWDGLTLTLNSDHITVEELMKSGLQGQEIRGVDYQKQSLTQALESLYDGAEGMK; the protein is encoded by the coding sequence ATGGTGCTTCGTATTTCAAATATTCATAAATCTTTTGGAGAAAAGAAAGTTCTCAACGGTGTGAATTTCAATGTTCACAAAGGGGAAATATTTAGCCTGCTCGCTGCCAATGGTGGGGGTAAAACAACCCTCATGCGGATCATCATGGGACTACTTCCTGCAGATTCAGGGGAGATTCACATCAATGATGTACAAGTGCAGCCAGGATCTGTCAAAGGGGTGGGCTATATGCCCGAGGAACGGGGGTTGTATGTCAACGAAACGGTCCGCAAACAGCTTCGCTACTTCGCACTTTTGCATAAAGTGCCAGCAGATACTGTTGATAAGAGAATTGATAAAATCCTCGCTCAGCTCGACGTGGAACAATACGCCGATAGTAAAGTCAAGCACCTATCTTTAGGGAACAAGCAGCGCGTGCAGATCGCAGCTGCCCTCATCCACGAACCTGAGCTTCTCATTCTTGATGAACCCTTTTCTGGACTTGATCCGATGTCGGTTGAACGACTCATCGCACTGCTCAAAGAATATGCGCGGGGTGGGCGCACCATTGTATTTAGTTCACATCAAATCGACATTGTTGACCGCATTTCTGACACCTTGGCGGTGATGAAGGAAGGGGTAATAGTTTTCCAAGGGGATCCTTCGTCGCTGAAGCTGAGAGATGAACTCACAGTAGTGCATATTCACGCGGTCTTTGAAGAAGGTCGCTCAGTTGAAGACCTCGACTTTAGTCAATGCAGTTCTGTGCATTCGTGGGATGGGCTGACGCTGACATTAAATTCTGATCACATAACAGTCGAGGAATTAATGAAGTCCGGTTTACAGGGGCAGGAAATCCGGGGTGTGGATTATCAAAAGCAATCGCTCACCCAAGCTTTGGAATCACTTTACGATGGTGCGGAAGGAATGAAATGA
- a CDS encoding ABC transporter permease: MIRHLDFGVIATIARREAALSLRSLGTHLTLVVLAAGMIYLACGVLEPRDDLFAGEVGITIVSIFLFVALSIVIMMNSTLAGASITDERDNKITEILLSATRPEELYIGKLFGHALVGIGQLIVLWAVVVLSLFSIDTGANSDFPWFTAVIVLAFFLPGYLLFTALHAITGVLVSRNEDYVFAQIPILFLLLFSLSIPFAPLVNWGSSSEGWLVAISWVPPLSMGAAPLVHLVGNGAVWLVVSSWLLLVFSTLILLVLGGKIFHRRILV; encoded by the coding sequence ATGATACGACACCTAGACTTCGGGGTAATTGCCACAATCGCGCGCAGGGAAGCGGCCCTTAGCTTGCGAAGCCTTGGTACGCATCTCACCCTTGTAGTACTTGCCGCCGGAATGATCTACTTAGCCTGCGGCGTATTGGAACCGCGTGACGATCTCTTCGCCGGTGAGGTCGGAATTACGATCGTGTCCATATTTTTGTTTGTGGCCTTATCCATCGTGATCATGATGAATTCCACCTTGGCCGGAGCTTCGATTACCGATGAGCGCGACAATAAAATAACCGAAATTCTCCTCTCTGCGACGAGACCAGAAGAACTGTATATTGGAAAGCTTTTCGGACACGCGCTCGTGGGCATCGGCCAACTCATAGTTTTATGGGCAGTGGTTGTGCTTTCGCTTTTTTCCATCGACACCGGCGCAAACAGTGATTTTCCTTGGTTTACGGCAGTAATAGTTCTCGCCTTTTTCCTCCCCGGCTATCTTCTATTCACCGCGCTCCATGCCATTACAGGTGTGTTGGTCTCGCGTAACGAAGACTACGTTTTTGCGCAAATACCGATCTTATTCCTGCTGCTTTTTTCACTCAGCATCCCTTTCGCACCGCTTGTGAATTGGGGATCGTCTTCTGAGGGATGGCTAGTAGCTATTTCGTGGGTGCCACCACTATCCATGGGGGCAGCCCCCTTAGTACATTTAGTGGGCAACGGTGCCGTTTGGCTTGTGGTTTCTTCGTGGTTACTGCTGGTCTTTTCTACACTGATCCTTCTAGTTCTTGGTGGCAAAATATTCCACCGCCGCATTTTGGTCTAG
- a CDS encoding NADP-dependent isocitrate dehydrogenase, which translates to MAKIIWTRTDEAPLLATYSLKPVVEAFASTAGIQVETRDISLAGRILSQFPEFLAEDQKVEDALAALGELAKTPEANIIKLPNISASVPQMKAAIAELQAQGFKLPDYPDAPATDEEKDIRARYDAVKGSAVNPVLREGNSDRRAPIAVKNFAKKNPHRMGAWDASSKTNVATMDANDFRHNEKSVIIPADNVLTIKHVAADGTETVLKADLKVLAGEVIDGTFMSAKALDKFLAAQVARAKEEGVLFSTHLKATMMKVSDPILFGHVVRAYFADVFAQYGEVLLANGLNGENGLAAIYTGLESLDNGAEIKAAFDKALAEGPALAMVNSDKGITNLHVPSDVIVDASMPAMIRTSGHMWNAAGEEQDTLAVIPDSCYAGVYQTVIDDCKANGAYDPSTMGTVPNVGLMAQKAEEYGSHDKTFRVAADGKVQVVNSAGEVLIEHDVEAGDIWRACQTKDAPIQDWVKLAVTRSRLSGMPAIFWLDPERAHDRNLTTLVEKYLADHDTEGLDISIKSPVEATKVSIERIRRGEDTISVTGNVLRDYNTDLFPILELGTSAKMLSIVPLMAGGGLFETGAGGSAPKHVQQVQEENHLRWDSLGEFLALAESLRHITNTGGTKKAAVLADALDAATERLLDENKSPSRKVGEIDNRGSHFFLTTEWAKALAEQTEDAELAATFKPVAEALVANADQINAALLAAQGAPADLGGYYQPSEEKVTAIMRPSATLNEIIDAVKK; encoded by the coding sequence GAAGCCAGTCGTTGAGGCTTTCGCTTCCACCGCAGGTATCCAGGTCGAGACTCGCGATATCTCCCTGGCAGGCCGTATCCTGTCCCAGTTCCCTGAGTTCCTCGCCGAGGACCAGAAGGTTGAAGACGCACTCGCGGCTTTGGGTGAGCTGGCCAAGACCCCTGAAGCAAACATCATTAAGCTTCCTAACATCTCCGCATCCGTCCCTCAGATGAAGGCAGCCATCGCTGAGCTGCAGGCACAGGGCTTTAAGCTTCCTGATTACCCTGACGCTCCTGCAACCGATGAGGAGAAGGACATCCGTGCGCGTTACGACGCCGTCAAGGGCTCCGCTGTTAACCCTGTGCTGCGTGAGGGCAACTCCGACCGCCGCGCGCCGATTGCCGTGAAGAACTTTGCGAAGAAGAACCCTCACCGCATGGGTGCGTGGGATGCTTCTTCCAAGACCAATGTTGCCACCATGGATGCCAACGACTTCCGCCACAACGAGAAGTCCGTCATCATCCCTGCCGACAACGTGTTGACCATCAAGCATGTTGCCGCCGATGGCACCGAGACCGTTTTGAAGGCCGATCTGAAGGTTCTCGCCGGTGAGGTTATCGACGGCACCTTCATGTCCGCGAAGGCACTGGATAAATTCCTTGCTGCGCAGGTTGCCCGCGCTAAGGAAGAGGGCGTGTTGTTCTCTACTCACCTGAAGGCCACCATGATGAAGGTCTCCGACCCCATCTTGTTCGGCCACGTGGTGCGTGCTTACTTTGCTGATGTCTTCGCACAGTACGGTGAGGTTCTTTTGGCCAATGGCCTCAACGGTGAGAATGGCTTGGCTGCTATCTACACCGGCTTGGAGTCTTTGGACAACGGTGCTGAGATCAAGGCTGCTTTTGACAAGGCTTTGGCTGAGGGTCCAGCACTAGCCATGGTGAACTCCGACAAGGGTATTACTAACCTGCACGTTCCTTCCGATGTGATCGTGGATGCGTCCATGCCTGCGATGATCCGCACCTCCGGCCACATGTGGAACGCTGCTGGTGAGGAGCAAGATACCCTCGCTGTGATCCCGGATTCCTGCTATGCAGGTGTGTACCAGACCGTGATCGACGACTGTAAGGCCAACGGCGCGTACGATCCTTCCACCATGGGCACCGTGCCTAACGTTGGTCTGATGGCTCAGAAGGCTGAGGAGTACGGCTCTCACGACAAGACTTTCCGCGTTGCCGCTGACGGCAAGGTGCAGGTTGTCAACTCTGCTGGTGAGGTTTTGATCGAGCACGACGTTGAGGCTGGCGATATTTGGCGTGCATGCCAGACCAAGGATGCCCCTATCCAGGACTGGGTCAAGCTCGCTGTGACTCGCTCCCGCCTGTCCGGCATGCCAGCTATTTTCTGGCTGGACCCTGAGCGTGCTCACGACCGCAACCTGACCACCCTGGTGGAGAAGTACTTGGCTGATCACGACACTGAGGGCCTGGATATTTCCATCAAGTCCCCCGTTGAGGCAACCAAGGTGTCTATCGAGCGCATCCGCCGCGGTGAGGACACCATCTCCGTGACCGGCAACGTGCTGCGTGACTACAACACCGACCTGTTCCCCATCTTGGAGCTGGGCACTTCCGCGAAGATGCTGTCCATCGTTCCGCTGATGGCTGGCGGCGGCCTGTTTGAGACTGGTGCTGGCGGTTCCGCACCGAAGCACGTGCAGCAGGTTCAGGAAGAAAACCACCTGCGTTGGGATTCCCTGGGCGAGTTCTTGGCTCTGGCTGAGTCGCTGCGCCACATCACCAACACTGGCGGCACCAAGAAGGCTGCTGTGTTGGCTGATGCTCTCGACGCCGCAACTGAGCGTCTGCTGGATGAGAACAAGTCTCCTTCCCGCAAGGTTGGCGAGATTGATAACCGTGGTTCTCACTTCTTCCTCACCACCGAGTGGGCGAAGGCTTTGGCTGAGCAGACTGAGGATGCTGAGCTTGCTGCAACCTTTAAGCCTGTGGCTGAGGCACTTGTTGCGAATGCTGATCAGATCAACGCGGCGCTGCTGGCTGCCCAGGGTGCTCCTGCTGATCTGGGTGGCTACTACCAGCCATCTGAGGAGAAGGTGACTGCAATTATGCGTCCTTCCGCCACGCTCAATGAGATCATTGATGCTGTGAAGAAGTAA